A single region of the Streptomyces caelestis genome encodes:
- a CDS encoding DUF1648 domain-containing protein, with protein sequence MSVIRRGALTAAPFAVATAAYVGAFLASYDRLPGRIATHFSGDGAADGFTSRATVLWVGGGMLVGLGLLFTVLALVSKQSSKSRLTAAVGAGTAVTLGYPLVLTVLVNTDVQNPAEVQLPMWHVAVLLLAGVATGGLTWWLMRRGEA encoded by the coding sequence ATGTCCGTCATCCGCAGGGGCGCCCTGACCGCCGCCCCGTTCGCCGTCGCCACCGCTGCCTACGTCGGTGCGTTTCTGGCGAGCTACGACCGGCTGCCCGGGCGGATCGCCACCCACTTCTCGGGGGACGGTGCGGCCGACGGCTTCACGAGCCGGGCCACCGTGCTGTGGGTCGGCGGTGGCATGCTCGTCGGTCTCGGACTGCTGTTCACCGTCCTGGCCCTGGTCTCCAAGCAGAGCTCGAAGTCGAGGCTGACCGCCGCGGTCGGCGCCGGCACGGCCGTCACGCTCGGCTACCCGTTGGTCCTCACTGTCCTTGTCAACACGGACGTCCAGAACCCGGCTGAGGTGCAACTGCCCATGTGGCACGTGGCTGTACTGCTGCTCGCGGGCGTGGCCACGGGCGGGCTGACCTGGTGGCTGATGAGGCGCGGGGAAGCGTGA
- a CDS encoding lytic polysaccharide monooxygenase auxiliary activity family 9 protein — protein sequence MILTRNPGGPPIRRSALPARARAFFLVLLSLLVTVPALGLVMTAGGEAEAHGTPMKPGSRTFLCWQDGLTDTGEIKPVNPACRAAQQASGTTPFYNWFSVLRSDGAGRTRGFVPDGELCSGGNTNFTGFDTPSKDWPLTHLTSGATVDFSYNAWAAHPGWFYVYITKDGFDPTKTLTWNDMEERPFLSVDHPPLNGSPGTVEANYSWTGKLPEGKSGRHIIYMVWQRSDSQETFYSCSDVVFDGGNGEVTGIKQPGTPSEPVPGTCTATRKTTGSWNGGYQSEVTVTNTGTVPMLGWMVDWTLPSGQRIENLWSGSATYNGQSVMVHNAGWNGSLDPGKSATFGYTVSGSGGDSTTSLPCRVG from the coding sequence ATGATCCTGACAAGAAACCCGGGGGGACCCCCGATTCGCCGATCAGCACTCCCTGCCCGGGCCAGAGCCTTCTTCCTGGTCCTGCTCTCCCTGCTCGTCACCGTTCCGGCCCTCGGCCTGGTCATGACGGCCGGTGGTGAGGCGGAGGCGCACGGCACTCCCATGAAGCCCGGCAGCCGCACCTTCCTGTGCTGGCAGGACGGTCTGACCGACACGGGTGAGATCAAGCCGGTCAACCCGGCGTGCCGGGCCGCGCAGCAGGCCAGCGGCACCACGCCGTTCTACAACTGGTTCTCGGTGCTCCGCTCGGACGGCGCCGGCCGCACCCGGGGCTTCGTACCGGACGGCGAGCTGTGCAGCGGCGGCAATACCAACTTCACCGGGTTCGACACGCCCAGCAAGGACTGGCCGCTCACCCACCTCACCTCGGGCGCGACGGTCGACTTCTCGTACAACGCCTGGGCGGCGCACCCGGGTTGGTTCTACGTCTACATCACGAAGGACGGCTTCGACCCGACCAAGACGCTCACCTGGAACGACATGGAGGAGCGGCCGTTCCTGAGCGTCGACCACCCGCCGCTGAACGGCTCCCCGGGCACGGTCGAGGCCAACTACTCCTGGACCGGCAAGCTCCCCGAGGGCAAGTCGGGCCGCCACATCATCTACATGGTCTGGCAGCGCTCCGACAGCCAGGAGACCTTCTACTCCTGCTCGGACGTCGTCTTCGACGGCGGCAACGGCGAGGTGACCGGCATCAAGCAGCCGGGCACGCCGTCCGAGCCGGTGCCCGGCACCTGCACGGCCACCCGCAAGACGACCGGCAGCTGGAACGGCGGCTACCAGTCCGAGGTGACCGTCACCAACACCGGCACCGTCCCGATGCTCGGCTGGATGGTCGACTGGACGCTGCCGTCCGGCCAGCGGATCGAGAACCTGTGGAGCGGCAGCGCCACCTACAACGGCCAGTCGGTGATGGTCCACAACGCCGGCTGGAACGGCTCGCTCGATCCGGGCAAGAGCGCGACGTTCGGCTACACCGTCTCCGGATCGGGCGGTGACAGTACGACGAGCCTGCCCTGCCGGGTCGGCTGA